In Oreochromis niloticus isolate F11D_XX linkage group LG12, O_niloticus_UMD_NMBU, whole genome shotgun sequence, the DNA window ttcaaGCAAGTGCTATTCAGTTCATTAGAACATCATGACAGGAAGCAGGAAAGAAAGGCTTGTACAAACTGCGAGTTCATTTTTTctactttagaaaaaaaaactacttaaagcttGACTTGAATGCAGCTCAGTCCGCTTAGAGTCCACAAAGACCGGCATTTAGTGTTCAGTGGAAGAGCATTCACTTCTTGGCAGCAGACCTGGTCTTGGAGACTCTGCGTTTGGTCTTCTTTGGGCTCTTTGGCTTCTTGGGCTTCTTGGCCGCAGTGGGTCTCTTGGCTTTCTTCGGGCTCTTtgactttctccttttcttggGGGACTTCTTGGCTGCAGGAGtggctcctcctgctgctgctttctTGACGCTGGCCCGCTTGACCTTTTTCGCCTTTGGCTTCTTCTTTCTCACCACCTTCCTCTTCCTAGGTGTGGGGGGCTTTTTGTTTAGCTTGAAAGAGCCCGAAGCCCCGCTGCCCTTGGTCTGGACCAGAGACTTTTTGGTCACCAAGCGCTTCACGGCGATGAGAATCCTGGCATTGTTTTTCACCACATCATATCCACCGGCCTTCAGAGCCTTCTTCAGGGCTGCCAGAGACACACCGCCACGCTGTGTGGATGTGGACAGAGCCTTCAGTATCAAGTCTGACACAGTCGGGCCTGTTTTCTTCCTCGGAGACTTGGCTCTCTTTTTAGGAGATTTGGCCGGAGCTGGCGGAGGTAAAGCAATCGCAGCAGAAGACATTGTAACAGCTCTGATACCGAGATGAAGTCAGTGTGGGCCACAGACAGAATTAGTAGAGAGTGATATCTCTGCTTGCCCTCTTGGCTGGTTGAGGCTTTATAAAACCCCAATGAGAACCGTGTAGAGTCAGTCCCACTGCCACAGTGcgcctcttctcctcctccgcCACTTGATcaaatttgtgttttcttcaaCTAGATAATTCTTTAAAATTCCAACGTGAAGTGTCATATAACCATATAAGAATCACCTCACAGCAAACAGCGCAATGTgaactgtctgtctgtgtgtttttattcagcATGTTTTCAAATATAATAGCGCCTGTTGAGCGATTAGAAGCTGACAGATGAAGAATGCAATCTGAGAATCATGCTTTGAACATTTTGAGGATGTTATATTTCCCAAATAAGTAAGAAAAAAGTTTTACAATTAAATAAGCTCTAACATAGCGACGTGTCTAGTACACCGAGCCcaaaatttagttttatttccgCCGTTATTGCGAAATATTTTCACATAAAGAAGACTAAAGAAACACACTTGTCTTGATTCTATTTTGAGGTAACCACAGAGAGACTTCTGAGGAACTATACTCAACTTGGAAGCAAAAGCAAGGGCGGTCTTTGAGTTGGGGATGACGTGTTAAAGTATAATTAacagaaaattatttttgatTTGAATATATGTAACATGAAAGTGAAATTAAGGCTACATTATGTATTCACTGTGTGGAGATGGACCAAAGCCAGAGTCCGAGTTATCAGCCTGTGAGGAGGGGCAGCCCAAGAAACGAACTTCTGATTAATTTCCCGGGTTTTCTTTTTAACGAGACACTTTGTGGAATGATTCCAGTGGGGTGcatgtacagaaatataaattttatttaatttcaatttaGATCATTTCTTATTTAGGCATCAGTTAACTGTTATGAGAAAGTGCTGCGTAAAAATTGTGCAAAAATAACTTCACTTATGAGATCACAACAGGTCTGCGCATATAAATGCAAAAAGAATCATGTTTCATTACACTGCACTTAAATGTCCTCGGGTCAGGTCCTCTGTGTTGATTTTGGTAAAACAGCACAGCACACACGAGTGTACAAATACCATCCTTTACTTGCGCATCTgtgaaaccaaaacaaacttCAGGCACTCTGACGCGCTTTACGCGGCTTAGCTGTTTGACCTTTTACTGATAAACCATccgttttattggtttttacaGGATTGTTAcaaacactgtgtgtttttgtgatatTTGTTTACAAAAACCAACAATAAAATCTGCCACAGGTGGAGCCAAACAGCGGGAaaataaaccagaaaaaaactaaatcaTGTAGTCCAACATTTGAGTCTTtgttttatattaactttatattATTTCTATatcagttttaaaatgaatgcaATTATTAGACATACTGCTGGGA includes these proteins:
- the LOC100701823 gene encoding protamine-like protein — encoded protein: MSSAAIALPPPAPAKSPKKRAKSPRKKTGPTVSDLILKALSTSTQRGGVSLAALKKALKAGGYDVVKNNARILIAVKRLVTKKSLVQTKGSGASGSFKLNKKPPTPRKRKVVRKKKPKAKKVKRASVKKAAAGGATPAAKKSPKKRRKSKSPKKAKRPTAAKKPKKPKSPKKTKRRVSKTRSAAKK